From a region of the Rhodococcus sp. 4CII genome:
- the dnaJ gene encoding molecular chaperone DnaJ translates to MSQREWIEKDFYKELGVSSHASADEIKKAYRKLARDLHPDANPGDTKAEERFKSVSEAHAVLSDPAKRKEYDEARRLFASGGFGQGGGGFNPGAGGFGQGGFDINDLFGGGGAAAGDGGIGDIFGGLFNRGAAGGGATRTTNRPRRGSDVETETTLEFREATLGVTVPLRLTSPSPCTTCHGSGAKPGTSPRVCPRCNGTGIVSRNQGAFGFSEPCDDCRGTGSIIDSPCEVCHGNGVTNRTRTITVRVPAGVSDGQKIRLAGQGEAGLRGAPSGDLFVTVRVKPDKVFGRNGDDLTLVVPVSYGELVLGTTVSVPTLEGRVGVKIPAGTADGRILRVRGRGVPKRAGGAGDLLVTVKVAVPQKLDDPASEALKTYLEAEKASGFDPRAGWAGA, encoded by the coding sequence GTGAGCCAGCGGGAGTGGATCGAAAAGGACTTCTACAAGGAGCTGGGCGTCTCGTCCCACGCGTCCGCGGACGAGATCAAGAAGGCGTATCGCAAGCTCGCCCGCGACCTCCATCCCGACGCGAACCCCGGCGACACCAAGGCCGAGGAACGGTTCAAGTCCGTCAGCGAAGCCCACGCCGTGCTGTCCGATCCTGCCAAGCGCAAGGAGTACGACGAGGCGCGGCGCCTGTTTGCCAGCGGTGGGTTCGGTCAGGGCGGCGGCGGATTCAACCCCGGAGCCGGCGGTTTCGGTCAGGGCGGATTCGACATCAACGACCTGTTCGGTGGTGGCGGAGCGGCGGCCGGTGACGGCGGTATCGGCGACATCTTCGGCGGCCTGTTCAATCGCGGCGCGGCCGGCGGCGGCGCGACCCGCACCACCAACCGTCCCCGGCGAGGAAGCGACGTCGAGACGGAGACCACGCTCGAGTTCCGCGAAGCCACGCTGGGAGTCACGGTTCCGCTGCGGCTGACCAGCCCGTCACCGTGCACCACGTGCCACGGCAGCGGGGCGAAACCGGGCACCAGCCCGCGGGTGTGCCCGCGCTGCAACGGAACCGGAATCGTCAGCCGGAACCAGGGCGCGTTCGGGTTCAGTGAGCCGTGCGACGACTGCCGCGGCACCGGCTCCATCATCGACTCCCCGTGCGAGGTCTGCCACGGCAACGGGGTCACCAACCGCACCCGCACCATCACCGTCCGCGTTCCCGCGGGCGTCAGTGACGGACAGAAGATCCGGCTGGCCGGGCAGGGTGAGGCGGGTCTGCGCGGCGCGCCCTCCGGCGACCTGTTCGTGACGGTCCGGGTGAAGCCCGACAAGGTGTTCGGACGCAACGGCGACGACCTCACACTCGTGGTCCCCGTCAGTTACGGTGAGCTCGTGCTCGGAACCACCGTCTCCGTCCCCACCCTGGAAGGGCGGGTCGGCGTGAAGATTCCGGCGGGCACGGCCGACGGCCGGATCCTGCGCGTGCGCGGACGAGGTGTCCCCAAACGCGCCGGCGGCGCCGGTGACCTGCTGGTCACCGTCAAGGTCGCTGTCCCACAGAAGCTCGACGACCCGGCCTCCGAAGCACTGAAGACCTATCTGGAAGCAGAGAAGGCCAGCGGATTCGATCCCAGGGCCGGGTGGGCAGGTGCCTGA
- the grpE gene encoding nucleotide exchange factor GrpE: MTSDNTEQEPVTFVDKRKIDPETGQTRDAEPVVESLAGAAAAPQPDSVDEGAQPETDELAERTADLQRLQAEYANYRRRVQRDKQSDIANAKASVVGELIAVLDDLDRARSHGDLDSGPLKGVADKLTGTLTSLGLSEFGAEGDAFDPALHEAVQHEGEGSDPVLGTVMRKGYKFGDRVLRHAMVAVIDRTGDADANTSDEAATSARSEQE, encoded by the coding sequence GTGACGTCCGACAACACCGAGCAGGAACCGGTCACTTTCGTGGACAAGCGGAAGATCGACCCCGAGACCGGTCAGACCCGGGACGCGGAGCCGGTAGTGGAGTCCCTCGCGGGCGCCGCTGCCGCTCCGCAGCCCGACTCGGTGGACGAAGGGGCGCAGCCGGAGACGGACGAGTTGGCGGAGCGCACCGCGGACCTGCAGCGACTGCAGGCCGAGTACGCCAACTATCGTCGCCGCGTCCAGCGCGACAAGCAGTCCGACATCGCGAACGCCAAGGCGTCCGTCGTCGGTGAGCTCATCGCGGTGCTGGACGACCTCGACCGCGCACGCAGCCACGGCGACCTCGACTCGGGGCCGCTGAAAGGTGTGGCGGACAAGCTCACCGGCACCCTCACCTCGCTTGGCCTGAGCGAGTTCGGTGCCGAGGGTGACGCATTCGATCCGGCGCTGCACGAGGCAGTGCAGCACGAGGGCGAGGGTTCCGACCCCGTTCTCGGCACGGTGATGCGAAAGGGCTACAAATTCGGTGATCGCGTCCTGCGGCATGCGATGGTAGCTGTGATCGATCGCACCGGCGACGCCGATGCGAACACCTCCGACGAGGCGGCGACGTCCGCCCGGTCGGAACAAGAGTAA